Proteins encoded by one window of Bryobacteraceae bacterium:
- a CDS encoding DUF1080 domain-containing protein — translation MKTVALFALAASFAFAADKPEKGFTSLFNGKNLDGWTKAQENEGTFSFKDGAIVANGPRCHLYYTGKVNNHNWKNFELKVDVMTEANSNGGIYFHTVYQEKSWPDKGFEVQVNNTFERDPRKTGSLYMVQDYRDRAAQDKTWFTEHIVVKDNHVSVFVDGKQVVDWAQPADWKGPDAKTPGRVLGAGTFALQGHDPGSTVYYKNIRVKALK, via the coding sequence ATGAAAACGGTTGCCCTGTTCGCGCTCGCCGCATCGTTCGCCTTCGCCGCCGACAAGCCGGAGAAAGGCTTCACCTCCCTGTTTAACGGCAAGAACCTCGACGGCTGGACCAAGGCCCAGGAAAACGAGGGGACGTTCTCCTTCAAGGACGGCGCGATCGTCGCCAACGGCCCTCGCTGCCACCTTTACTACACCGGCAAGGTGAACAACCACAATTGGAAAAACTTTGAGTTGAAGGTCGACGTGATGACCGAGGCGAACTCTAACGGCGGCATCTACTTTCACACCGTCTACCAGGAAAAGAGCTGGCCCGACAAGGGATTCGAGGTGCAGGTCAACAATACCTTCGAGCGCGACCCCCGCAAGACGGGCAGCCTCTACATGGTCCAGGACTACAGAGACCGCGCCGCGCAGGACAAGACCTGGTTCACCGAGCACATCGTGGTGAAGGATAACCACGTGAGCGTTTTCGTCGATGGCAAGCAAGTCGTCGACTGGGCCCAGCCCGCCGATTGGAAAGGGCCCGACGCGAAGACCCCCGGACGCGTGCTCGGCGCCGGCACCTTCGCCCTGCAGGGC